A genomic window from Planktothrix sp. FACHB-1365 includes:
- a CDS encoding ribonucleoside-diphosphate reductase: MTLDFFSSSAMDKNGHQKPLKMPINPIFNPNGNDDIAHRSIWFGETTNLMQLNDVRYSWAVGLYKQMRENFWVN, from the coding sequence ATGACCCTAGACTTCTTTTCATCATCAGCAATGGATAAAAATGGGCATCAAAAACCCTTAAAAATGCCCATAAATCCCATTTTTAACCCCAATGGAAACGATGATATTGCTCATCGTTCAATTTGGTTCGGGGAAACCACAAATCTAATGCAGTTAAACGACGTGCGTTATTCCTGGGCTGTCGGTTTGTACAAACAAATGCGCGAGAATTTCTGGGTTAATTAG